The following proteins are co-located in the Frigidibacter mobilis genome:
- the rimO gene encoding 30S ribosomal protein S12 methylthiotransferase RimO, with translation MSANPPSLRPDLAPAPVFSSLSRPGQPRIGMVSLGCPKALVDSERILTRLRAEGYAISPDYRGADAVIVNTCGFLDSAKAESLEAIGEALRENGRVLVTGCLGADPEFITGAHPSVLAVTGPHQYEAVLDAVHKAVPPSPDPFIDLLPATGVSLTPRHYSYVKISEGCNHKCKFCIIPDMRGRLVSRPAHAVLREAEKLVEAGVRELLVISQDTSAYGVDRKHDLHPWKGGEVRSHITDLAREMGRLGAWVRLHYVYPYPHVRDLIPLMAEGAILPYLDIPFQHAHPDVLRRMARPAAAAKTLDEIAAWRAVCPDITLRSTFIVGYPGETEDEFQTLLDWMEEAQLDRVGCFQYENVAGARSNALPGHVPAEVKQDRWDRFMAKAQAISEAKLEAKVGTVLQVIVDAVDDEGATCRTMADAPEIDGNLYIDEGFEGLAPGDIIPVTVDEAGEYDLWGTRA, from the coding sequence ATGAGCGCCAACCCACCCAGCCTTCGCCCCGATCTTGCGCCCGCGCCGGTGTTTTCAAGCCTGTCGCGCCCAGGCCAGCCGCGGATCGGCATGGTCAGCCTCGGTTGCCCAAAGGCGCTTGTCGACAGCGAGCGGATCCTGACCCGGCTGCGGGCCGAGGGCTATGCGATCAGCCCCGACTATCGCGGCGCCGATGCGGTGATCGTCAATACCTGCGGGTTTCTCGACAGCGCCAAGGCCGAGAGCCTCGAGGCGATCGGCGAGGCCTTGCGCGAGAACGGGCGGGTGCTGGTCACCGGCTGCCTAGGTGCGGACCCCGAGTTCATCACCGGTGCGCATCCTTCCGTGCTGGCCGTCACCGGCCCGCACCAGTATGAGGCGGTGCTGGATGCGGTGCACAAGGCGGTGCCGCCAAGTCCCGATCCGTTCATCGACCTGTTGCCGGCGACGGGGGTGTCTCTGACGCCGCGGCATTACAGTTATGTCAAGATTTCAGAGGGTTGCAACCACAAGTGCAAGTTCTGCATCATCCCCGACATGCGCGGCCGGCTGGTCAGCCGCCCCGCCCATGCGGTGCTGCGCGAGGCGGAGAAGCTGGTGGAAGCCGGCGTGCGCGAGCTGCTGGTGATCTCGCAGGACACCTCGGCCTACGGGGTGGACCGCAAGCATGACCTGCACCCGTGGAAGGGCGGCGAGGTCCGCAGCCATATCACCGACCTTGCGCGCGAGATGGGCAGGCTGGGAGCCTGGGTGCGGCTGCATTACGTCTATCCCTACCCGCATGTACGCGACCTGATTCCGCTGATGGCCGAGGGCGCGATCCTGCCCTATCTGGATATTCCGTTCCAGCACGCGCACCCCGACGTGCTGCGGCGGATGGCGCGGCCCGCGGCCGCGGCGAAGACGCTGGACGAAATCGCTGCCTGGCGGGCGGTGTGCCCGGACATCACCCTGCGGTCGACCTTCATCGTCGGCTATCCCGGCGAGACGGAAGACGAGTTCCAGACCCTGCTGGACTGGATGGAGGAGGCGCAGCTCGACCGGGTGGGCTGCTTCCAATACGAGAACGTCGCCGGCGCCCGGTCGAACGCGCTGCCTGGCCATGTGCCCGCCGAGGTCAAGCAGGACCGCTGGGACCGTTTCATGGCCAAGGCGCAGGCGATTTCCGAGGCGAAGCTGGAAGCCAAGGTCGGCACGGTGCTGCAGGTGATCGTGGACGCGGTGGACGATGAGGGCGCAACCTGCCGGACGATGGCCGATGCGCCCGAGATCGACGGCAACCTCTATATCGACGAGGGCTTCGAGGGGCTGGCACCGGGGGACATCATCCCGGTGACGGTGGACGAGGCGGGGGAATATGACCTGTGGGGGACGCGGGCATAA
- a CDS encoding GcrA family cell cycle regulator, with the protein MSWTDERVETLKKMWAEGQSASQIAKELGGVTRNAVIGKVHRLGLSNRVGGPAAPEPKPAAPARPAEPAAAPRAEAAAPRPAAPQPEEAPAAAIRTEPPRPAPAAAAAPAQPAATTPATVSASPARKQIVPAGQPLPPQPSAGEISPEALASVREVEKRARRLTLMELTERTCKWPIGDPATDDFWFCGLGSLPGKPYCEAHVGVAFQPMSARRDRRR; encoded by the coding sequence ATGTCCTGGACCGACGAGCGCGTCGAGACGCTCAAGAAGATGTGGGCCGAAGGCCAGAGTGCCAGCCAGATCGCCAAGGAGCTTGGCGGGGTCACCCGCAATGCTGTGATCGGCAAGGTGCATCGGCTGGGCCTGTCGAACCGCGTCGGCGGCCCGGCGGCGCCCGAGCCCAAACCGGCCGCGCCCGCGCGTCCGGCCGAACCCGCGGCGGCGCCGCGCGCCGAAGCCGCTGCGCCGCGCCCGGCAGCGCCGCAGCCCGAAGAGGCGCCCGCCGCCGCCATTCGCACCGAGCCGCCGCGCCCTGCCCCGGCCGCCGCCGCTGCCCCGGCTCAGCCGGCCGCGACGACCCCTGCCACGGTATCTGCCAGCCCCGCCCGCAAGCAGATCGTGCCCGCCGGCCAGCCGCTGCCGCCGCAGCCCTCCGCCGGCGAGATCAGCCCCGAGGCGCTGGCCTCGGTGCGCGAGGTCGAGAAGCGCGCCCGCCGGCTGACGCTGATGGAACTGACCGAACGCACCTGCAAATGGCCGATCGGCGACCCCGCGACCGATGACTTCTGGTTCTGCGGCCTCGGCAGCCTGCCCGGAAAACCCTATTGCGAGGCGCATGTGGGCGTCGCGTTCCAACCGATGAGCGCACGCCGCGACCGTCGGCGCTAA
- the argF gene encoding ornithine carbamoyltransferase, protein MKHFLDIHTTSASDLRQMIDSAHAMKTARGGRPRGTPDDEQPLAGRMVALIFEKPSTRTRVSFDVGVRQMGGQTMVLSGKEMQLGHGETIADTARVLSRYVDLIMIRTFEEATLQEMAEHATVPVINGLTNRTHPCQIMADVMTYEEHRGPIAGKKVVWSGDGNNVCASFLHAAGQFGFDFTFTGPEPLDPEREWLDFARSRGSDVQVIRDPARAVAGADLVVADTWVSMHDPQSARERRHNQLRGYQVNEALMALAKPDALFMHCLPAHRDDEVTSAVMDGPHSVVFDEAENRLHAQKAVLRWCLGV, encoded by the coding sequence ATGAAACACTTCCTTGATATCCATACCACATCCGCCTCAGATCTGCGGCAGATGATCGATTCCGCCCATGCAATGAAGACCGCCCGGGGCGGCCGCCCGCGCGGCACCCCCGATGACGAGCAGCCGCTGGCCGGGCGCATGGTGGCGCTGATCTTCGAAAAACCCTCGACCCGCACCCGTGTCTCCTTCGACGTGGGCGTGCGGCAGATGGGCGGGCAGACGATGGTGCTGTCGGGCAAGGAAATGCAGCTGGGGCATGGCGAGACCATTGCCGACACCGCCCGCGTGCTCAGCCGCTATGTCGATCTCATCATGATCCGCACCTTCGAAGAGGCGACGCTGCAGGAGATGGCCGAACACGCCACGGTGCCGGTCATCAACGGGCTGACCAACCGCACCCATCCGTGCCAGATCATGGCCGATGTGATGACCTACGAGGAACACCGCGGCCCGATCGCCGGCAAGAAGGTGGTCTGGTCCGGCGATGGCAACAATGTCTGCGCCAGCTTCCTGCACGCGGCCGGGCAGTTCGGCTTCGACTTCACCTTCACCGGGCCCGAGCCGCTGGACCCCGAACGCGAATGGCTGGACTTCGCCCGCTCCAGGGGCTCGGACGTGCAGGTGATCCGCGATCCGGCACGGGCCGTTGCCGGCGCCGATCTGGTGGTGGCCGATACCTGGGTCAGCATGCATGACCCGCAATCGGCGCGCGAGCGGCGGCACAACCAGCTGCGCGGCTATCAGGTCAACGAGGCGCTGATGGCACTGGCCAAGCCCGATGCGCTGTTCATGCACTGCCTGCCCGCCCACCGCGATGACGAGGTGACGAGCGCGGTGATGGACGGGCCGCATTCGGTGGTATTCGACGAGGCTGAAAACCGCCTGCACGCGCAAAAGGCAGTGCTGCGCTGGTGCCTCGGGGTGTGA
- a CDS encoding aspartate aminotransferase family protein, whose amino-acid sequence MIASVLPTYNRAPLSFVSGEGAWLTEADGSRYLDLGAGIAVNVLGHANPDLVAALTAQAGKLWHVSNLYQIPEQQRLADMLVEATFADTVFFTNSGTEAAELAIKMARKYWYEKGAPNRTEILTFEGSFHGRSTGAIAAAGSEKMVKGFGPLMPGFVHLPWGDIEAVKAAIGPDTAAILIEPVQGEGGIRPMPDADLKALRALCDETGVLLILDEVQCGMGRTGRLFAHEWAGITPDIMMVAKGIGGGFPLGAVLATEDAASGMVAGTHGSTYGGNPLACAVGARVMEIVAEPAFLAEVNRKAALLRQRLEGLVAAHPEVLEGVRGQGLMLGLKCKVAPGELVKAGYAEHLLAVPAADNVVRLLPPLNITDDEIAEAVLRLDRAASRLA is encoded by the coding sequence ATGATCGCGTCCGTCCTGCCGACCTATAACCGCGCCCCGCTGTCCTTTGTCAGCGGCGAGGGCGCCTGGCTGACCGAGGCGGATGGCAGCCGATACCTTGATCTCGGCGCCGGGATCGCGGTCAACGTGCTTGGCCATGCCAATCCCGACCTGGTGGCCGCGCTGACCGCGCAGGCCGGCAAGCTCTGGCATGTCTCGAACCTCTACCAGATCCCCGAACAGCAGCGGCTGGCCGACATGCTGGTCGAGGCCACCTTTGCCGACACGGTGTTCTTCACCAATTCGGGCACCGAGGCCGCCGAACTGGCGATCAAGATGGCGCGCAAGTACTGGTACGAGAAGGGCGCGCCGAACCGCACCGAGATCCTCACCTTCGAGGGCAGTTTCCACGGCCGCTCCACCGGCGCCATCGCGGCGGCGGGCTCCGAGAAGATGGTCAAGGGCTTTGGCCCCCTGATGCCGGGCTTCGTGCATCTGCCCTGGGGCGACATCGAGGCCGTGAAGGCCGCCATCGGCCCCGACACCGCCGCGATCCTGATCGAGCCGGTGCAGGGCGAGGGCGGCATCCGCCCGATGCCCGACGCGGACCTCAAGGCCCTGCGCGCGCTCTGCGACGAGACCGGCGTGCTGCTGATCCTCGACGAGGTGCAATGCGGCATGGGCCGCACCGGGCGGCTCTTCGCGCATGAATGGGCCGGGATCACCCCCGACATCATGATGGTCGCCAAGGGCATCGGCGGCGGCTTCCCCCTGGGCGCCGTGCTGGCGACCGAGGATGCGGCCTCGGGCATGGTGGCGGGCACCCACGGCTCCACCTATGGCGGCAACCCGCTGGCCTGCGCGGTGGGGGCGAGGGTGATGGAGATCGTGGCGGAGCCCGCGTTCCTGGCCGAGGTGAACCGCAAGGCGGCGCTGCTGCGCCAGCGGCTCGAAGGGCTGGTCGCGGCGCATCCGGAGGTGCTGGAGGGCGTGCGCGGCCAGGGCCTGATGCTGGGGCTGAAATGCAAGGTCGCCCCTGGCGAGCTGGTCAAGGCCGGCTATGCCGAGCATCTGCTGGCCGTGCCCGCCGCCGACAATGTGGTGCGCCTGCTGCCGCCCTTGAACATCACCGATGACGAGATCGCCGAGGCGGTGCTGCGGCTGGACCGCGCCGCCAGCCGGCTTGCCTGA
- a CDS encoding 23S rRNA (adenine(2030)-N(6))-methyltransferase RlmJ encodes MLSYQHIYHAGNLADLHKHALLAFVLDYMTAKDKPLSYLETHAGRGLYALDGAEAAKTGEAAQGIVRALREGWFPKGHPYLRLLGEVRDRFGPDAYPGSPLLAALALRPGDAMHLAELHPQEHAALVEAMEPWTGNCHREDGMAMVLARTPPEPRRGLLLVDPSFEVKTDYEAMPRFLQQVNRKWNVGVLMLWYPLLTSALHRPMLAALQAAFPDGLRHEVGFRPARPGHGMVGSGVFVVNPPWGMAEEAARLTKVLAPAR; translated from the coding sequence ATGCTTTCCTATCAGCACATCTATCATGCCGGGAATCTGGCCGATCTGCACAAGCATGCGCTGCTGGCTTTCGTGCTGGACTACATGACCGCCAAGGACAAGCCGCTGAGCTATCTGGAGACCCATGCCGGGCGCGGGCTCTATGCGCTGGACGGGGCCGAGGCGGCCAAGACCGGCGAGGCGGCGCAGGGCATCGTGCGGGCGCTGCGCGAGGGCTGGTTCCCGAAGGGCCATCCCTATCTGCGGCTGCTGGGGGAGGTGCGGGACCGGTTCGGGCCCGATGCCTATCCCGGCTCGCCGCTGCTGGCGGCGCTGGCGCTGCGGCCTGGCGATGCGATGCACCTGGCCGAATTGCACCCGCAGGAACATGCGGCGCTGGTCGAGGCAATGGAGCCCTGGACCGGCAATTGCCACCGCGAGGACGGGATGGCGATGGTGCTGGCCCGCACCCCGCCCGAGCCGCGGCGCGGGCTGCTGCTGGTCGATCCCAGCTTCGAGGTGAAGACCGATTACGAGGCGATGCCGCGGTTCCTGCAGCAGGTGAACCGCAAGTGGAATGTCGGCGTGCTGATGCTGTGGTATCCGCTGCTGACGAGCGCGTTGCACCGCCCGATGCTGGCGGCGCTGCAGGCGGCCTTCCCGGACGGGCTGCGCCATGAGGTCGGCTTCCGCCCGGCGCGGCCGGGGCATGGCATGGTTGGCAGCGGCGTCTTCGTGGTCAACCCACCCTGGGGCATGGCCGAGGAGGCGGCGCGGCTGACGAAGGTGCTGGCGCCCGCGCGCTGA
- the efp gene encoding elongation factor P, with translation MKVIASSLRKGNVVELEDRLYVVLTAQNFHPGKGTPVTQVDMRRISDGVKVSERWRTTEQVERAHVDEREYDFLYEDSEGFHFMEPVSYDQVAVSPEVVGDQKVFLTEGLRVFLKTYQGMAIALEVPQKLTVEIAETEPVMKGQTAQSSYKPAMTTSGLRVMVPPHISAGTRVVINTEDNSYVERAKD, from the coding sequence GTGAAAGTCATCGCCTCGAGCCTGCGCAAAGGAAATGTCGTCGAGCTGGAAGACCGGCTCTATGTTGTCCTGACCGCGCAGAATTTCCACCCCGGCAAGGGCACGCCCGTCACCCAGGTGGACATGCGCCGCATCTCGGACGGGGTGAAGGTGTCGGAACGCTGGCGCACCACAGAGCAGGTGGAACGGGCCCATGTCGACGAGCGGGAGTATGATTTCCTCTATGAAGACAGCGAGGGCTTCCACTTCATGGAGCCGGTCTCCTACGATCAGGTCGCCGTCAGCCCCGAGGTGGTCGGCGACCAGAAGGTGTTCCTGACCGAGGGGCTGCGGGTGTTCCTGAAGACCTATCAGGGCATGGCCATCGCGCTGGAAGTGCCGCAGAAGCTGACGGTCGAGATTGCCGAGACGGAGCCGGTGATGAAGGGCCAGACGGCGCAATCGTCCTACAAGCCGGCGATGACGACCAGCGGCCTTCGGGTGATGGTGCCGCCGCATATCAGCGCCGGCACCCGCGTGGTCATCAACACCGAGGACAATTCCTACGTGGAGCGCGCCAAGGACTGA
- the epmA gene encoding EF-P lysine aminoacylase EpmA — protein MSRPSSPWWTPHIHADRRPLLLARGRIQAALRGWLAGEGFLEVDPAALQVSPGNEAHLHGFATQMIGNDGLGRQMYLHTSPEFAMKKLLAAGETRIAAFAHVWRNRERGALHSPEFTMLEWYRVGEPYAVLMQDCAAMLRLAAEAAGGRELRFRDRVCDPFAEPERLGVVEAFACYAGIDLMATILPDGSTDAAALAGQMTAAGLRFAPDDTWSDMLSRVLVERVEPNLGQGRMTILDRYPAAEAALARPLPGDARLAERFELYACGVELANGFGELTNPEEQRRRFGLEMDEKSRVYGERYPLDEEFLEALALMPPASGIALGFDRLVMLATGAPRIDDVIWTPVAG, from the coding sequence ATGTCCAGACCCTCCTCGCCCTGGTGGACGCCCCATATCCATGCGGATCGCCGCCCCCTGCTGCTGGCACGCGGCCGCATCCAGGCCGCCTTGCGCGGCTGGCTGGCGGGGGAGGGGTTCCTCGAGGTCGATCCCGCCGCGCTGCAGGTCAGCCCGGGGAACGAGGCGCATCTGCATGGCTTTGCGACGCAGATGATCGGCAATGACGGGCTGGGGCGGCAGATGTATCTGCATACCTCGCCCGAATTTGCGATGAAGAAGCTGCTGGCGGCAGGCGAGACGCGGATCGCCGCCTTCGCCCATGTCTGGCGCAACCGGGAACGTGGTGCGCTGCACAGCCCGGAGTTCACCATGCTGGAGTGGTATCGGGTGGGCGAGCCCTATGCGGTGCTGATGCAGGACTGCGCGGCGATGCTGCGGCTGGCGGCAGAGGCGGCGGGGGGGCGTGAGTTGCGCTTCCGGGACAGGGTTTGCGACCCGTTTGCCGAACCGGAGCGGCTGGGGGTGGTGGAGGCGTTTGCGTGCTATGCCGGCATCGACCTGATGGCGACGATCCTGCCGGATGGCAGCACCGATGCGGCGGCACTGGCGGGGCAGATGACGGCAGCGGGGCTGCGCTTCGCACCCGATGACACCTGGTCCGACATGCTCTCGCGGGTGCTGGTGGAGAGGGTGGAGCCCAATCTGGGGCAGGGCCGGATGACGATCCTCGACCGCTATCCGGCCGCCGAGGCGGCGCTGGCGCGACCCTTGCCGGGGGATGCCCGGCTGGCGGAGCGGTTCGAGCTTTATGCCTGCGGTGTGGAACTGGCGAACGGCTTTGGCGAGCTGACCAACCCCGAGGAACAGCGCCGCCGCTTCGGGCTGGAGATGGACGAGAAGAGCCGGGTTTACGGCGAGCGCTATCCGCTGGACGAGGAGTTTCTGGAGGCACTGGCGCTGATGCCGCCGGCCAGCGGCATCGCGCTGGGGTTCGACCGGCTGGTGATGCTGGCCACCGGCGCGCCGCGGATCGACGACGTGATCTGGACGCCGGTGGCGGGGTGA
- a CDS encoding TIGR00282 family metallophosphoesterase, translated as MKLLFLGDVMGRAGRAAITERLPALRAEWGLDFVVVNGENASSGVGLTGDHAKAILAAGADCVTLGDHAFDQKDMMQFIEQEPRVLRPLNYAREAPGKGARLFNATQGRKVLVTQVLGQVFMKRPFDDPFSAIDAALRTHPLGGLAQASIVDVHAEATSEKMAMGHWCDGRASLIVGTHTHVPTGDAQILSAGSAYMTDAGMCGDYNSVIGMDKAEPMRRFITQMPRERFTPAAGEATLSGVYVVTDDRTGLAKRVTPIRIGGRLQEARP; from the coding sequence ATGAAGCTCCTTTTCCTAGGCGATGTCATGGGCCGCGCGGGGCGTGCGGCCATTACCGAACGGCTCCCGGCGCTGCGTGCCGAATGGGGGCTCGATTTCGTCGTGGTCAATGGCGAGAATGCCAGCAGCGGCGTTGGCCTCACCGGCGATCATGCCAAGGCGATCCTCGCGGCCGGGGCCGATTGCGTGACGCTGGGCGACCATGCCTTCGACCAGAAGGACATGATGCAGTTCATCGAGCAGGAGCCCCGTGTCCTGCGCCCGCTGAACTATGCGCGCGAGGCGCCGGGCAAGGGCGCGCGGCTGTTCAACGCCACCCAGGGCCGCAAGGTTCTGGTCACGCAGGTGCTGGGGCAGGTGTTCATGAAGCGCCCCTTCGACGACCCGTTCTCGGCCATCGACGCGGCCCTGCGTACCCACCCGCTTGGCGGGCTGGCGCAGGCCAGCATCGTCGATGTCCATGCCGAGGCGACCAGCGAGAAGATGGCGATGGGCCATTGGTGCGATGGCCGCGCCAGCCTGATCGTCGGTACCCATACCCATGTACCCACCGGCGATGCGCAGATCCTCTCCGCCGGCAGCGCCTACATGACCGATGCCGGGATGTGCGGCGATTACAACTCGGTCATCGGCATGGACAAGGCCGAGCCGATGCGCCGCTTCATCACCCAGATGCCGCGCGAGCGTTTCACCCCCGCGGCGGGCGAGGCCACGTTGTCGGGCGTCTATGTCGTCACCGATGATCGCACCGGCCTGGCCAAGCGCGTGACCCCGATCCGCATCGGCGGGCGGCTGCAAGAGGCACGGCCCTGA
- a CDS encoding SLC13 family permease, translating to MFDLALSPPIPAILALVIVSGMFVLFVTEIFPTEVVAIAGAALMLVTGLLPYDDAVAVLSNTAPWTIAFMFLIMGGLVRTGALDGMTRVIERHAGTRPKRTIMMLFAFVVVASGFMNNTPVVAVMIPVVIQISRKLQISPSKLLMPLSYFTILGGMLTLIGTSTNLLVDGVARDRGLAHFSIFEIAPLGIALAATGAMFMALFAGKLLPDRVSMSDLLAGRRAMKYFTEVAVPEDSDLIGTPVLDVPLFKREGIRVIDVLRGDASLRRDMARAVLAAGDRVVLRTEMAELLDLQQSKKLRLVDKLSSVQTETVEVLISPGCRMIGRTLGELRLRRRYGVYTLAAHRRNQNIGRQLDDLEVRVGDTLLLEGAAEDIQRLALDMELVDVSRPTAKPFRRRNAPIAVGALVAVVVLAGLNAAPILALAAVAVAVILVTQCIDADEAFSFIDGRLLALIFAMLAVGAALDHSGAVALIVDVVAPLLRGLSPFWTILCVYFLGQVLTELLSNNAVAVILTPIAIELAATLGMDPRPFVVAVMFSASVAFATPIGYQTNTMVYGPGGYRFTDYMRLGLPLNIVTGIVACLLIPILWPL from the coding sequence ATGTTCGACCTTGCCCTGTCCCCGCCGATACCGGCCATTTTGGCGCTGGTGATCGTGTCCGGGATGTTCGTGCTGTTCGTGACCGAGATCTTCCCGACCGAGGTGGTCGCCATCGCCGGCGCGGCGTTGATGCTGGTGACCGGGCTGCTGCCCTATGACGATGCGGTGGCGGTGTTGTCCAACACCGCGCCCTGGACCATCGCCTTCATGTTCCTGATTATGGGCGGCCTTGTGCGCACCGGCGCGCTTGACGGCATGACGCGGGTGATCGAGCGACATGCAGGCACCCGGCCAAAGCGCACCATCATGATGCTCTTCGCCTTTGTCGTTGTCGCATCGGGCTTCATGAACAATACCCCAGTGGTGGCGGTGATGATCCCCGTGGTGATCCAGATCTCACGCAAGCTGCAGATATCACCCTCCAAGCTGTTGATGCCGCTCAGCTATTTTACCATCCTTGGCGGGATGCTCACCCTGATCGGCACCTCGACCAACCTGCTGGTGGACGGGGTGGCGCGCGACCGCGGCCTCGCGCATTTCTCGATCTTCGAGATTGCCCCCTTGGGGATTGCCCTTGCCGCAACGGGTGCCATGTTCATGGCGCTGTTCGCAGGCAAGCTACTGCCCGACCGCGTCTCGATGAGCGATCTTCTGGCCGGGCGGCGGGCGATGAAGTATTTCACCGAAGTGGCGGTGCCCGAGGACAGCGACCTGATCGGCACCCCGGTGCTGGATGTGCCGCTGTTCAAGCGCGAGGGGATCCGGGTCATCGACGTGCTGCGCGGCGATGCCAGCTTGCGGCGCGACATGGCGCGCGCGGTGCTGGCAGCGGGTGACCGGGTGGTCCTGCGCACCGAGATGGCCGAGCTGCTGGACCTGCAGCAGAGCAAGAAGCTGCGGCTGGTCGACAAGCTCAGCTCGGTGCAGACCGAAACCGTCGAGGTTCTGATCTCGCCCGGCTGCCGGATGATCGGCCGCACCCTGGGCGAATTGCGCCTGCGCAGGCGCTACGGGGTCTATACGCTGGCCGCGCATCGACGAAACCAGAATATCGGCCGTCAGCTTGACGATCTGGAAGTGCGGGTGGGTGACACTCTGCTGCTGGAAGGCGCCGCCGAGGACATCCAGCGCCTGGCGCTGGACATGGAACTGGTGGATGTGTCGCGGCCGACTGCCAAGCCTTTCCGCCGCCGCAATGCGCCCATTGCCGTCGGCGCGCTGGTCGCGGTGGTGGTGCTGGCGGGCTTGAATGCGGCGCCGATCCTGGCGCTGGCCGCCGTGGCGGTGGCGGTGATCCTGGTTACCCAGTGCATCGACGCGGATGAGGCTTTTTCCTTCATCGACGGCCGCCTGCTGGCGCTGATCTTCGCCATGCTGGCGGTGGGCGCAGCCCTGGACCATTCTGGCGCGGTTGCGCTGATCGTCGATGTGGTCGCCCCTCTGCTGAGGGGGCTCTCGCCGTTCTGGACAATCCTGTGTGTCTATTTCCTGGGGCAGGTGCTGACGGAACTGCTGTCGAACAACGCGGTCGCGGTGATTCTGACCCCGATCGCCATTGAGCTGGCGGCAACGCTGGGGATGGACCCGCGGCCCTTCGTGGTGGCGGTGATGTTCTCGGCATCGGTGGCTTTTGCCACGCCGATCGGGTATCAGACCAATACGATGGTCTATGGTCCGGGCGGGTATCGCTTCACCGATTACATGCGCCTTGGCCTGCCGTTGAACATTGTGACCGGGATCGTTGCGTGCCTGCTGATCCCGATCCTGTGGCCGCTGTAA
- a CDS encoding YebC/PmpR family DNA-binding transcriptional regulator: protein MAGHSKWANIQHRKGRQDKLRSKLFSKLAKEITVAAKMGDPDPDKNPRLRLAVKAAKAVSCPKDVIDRAIKKSMGGDAEDYSEIRYEGYGVNGIAIIVEAMTDNLNRTASNVRSYFTKCGGNLGQTGSVSHSFDRVGEITYPAAAGDADTVMMAALEAGADDVESDDDGHWIYCQVEALSEVSDKLEAILGESSESKLVWKPQTRTEVDLETAQKLMRLIDMLEEDDDVQEVTHNFDIPEDVAAQL from the coding sequence ATGGCAGGCCATTCGAAATGGGCGAACATCCAGCACCGCAAGGGGCGGCAGGACAAGCTGCGCTCCAAGCTGTTCTCGAAGCTGGCCAAGGAGATTACCGTGGCCGCCAAGATGGGCGACCCTGATCCCGACAAGAACCCGCGCCTGCGGCTGGCGGTGAAGGCGGCAAAAGCCGTCTCCTGCCCCAAGGACGTGATCGACCGGGCGATCAAGAAGTCGATGGGCGGCGATGCCGAGGATTATTCGGAAATCCGCTATGAAGGCTACGGGGTCAACGGCATTGCCATCATCGTCGAGGCGATGACCGACAACCTGAACCGCACCGCTTCCAACGTGCGCAGCTATTTCACCAAATGCGGCGGCAACCTCGGTCAGACCGGATCGGTTTCGCACAGCTTCGACCGCGTGGGCGAGATCACCTATCCCGCCGCGGCGGGTGACGCCGACACGGTGATGATGGCGGCGCTGGAGGCCGGTGCCGACGACGTGGAAAGCGACGATGACGGCCACTGGATCTATTGCCAGGTCGAGGCGCTGTCGGAGGTGTCGGACAAGCTGGAGGCGATCCTGGGCGAGTCCTCGGAATCCAAGCTGGTCTGGAAGCCGCAGACCCGCACCGAGGTCGACCTCGAAACCGCGCAGAAGCTGATGCGGCTGATCGACATGCTGGAAGAGGATGACGATGTGCAGGAAGTGACGCACAACTTCGACATCCCCGAGGATGTTGCCGCGCAGCTCTGA